A window from Listeria seeligeri serovar 1/2b str. SLCC3954 encodes these proteins:
- a CDS encoding zinc ribbon domain-containing protein YjdM: MPKLPNCPECNSEYAYEDRGLLICPECGHEWSASAAAETSAEKVFKDSNGNILTDGDSVTVIKDLKVKGASNPIKMGTKVKNIRLVDGDHDIDCKIDGFGPMKLKSEFVKKI; the protein is encoded by the coding sequence ATGCCAAAATTACCAAATTGCCCAGAATGTAACTCAGAATATGCTTACGAAGACCGCGGACTGCTAATCTGCCCAGAGTGCGGACATGAGTGGAGCGCAAGTGCCGCAGCAGAAACTTCAGCAGAAAAAGTATTCAAAGATTCCAATGGTAACATCCTAACAGATGGCGATTCTGTTACTGTCATCAAAGACTTAAAAGTAAAAGGCGCATCCAACCCAATTAAAATGGGAACAAAAGTAAAAAATATCCGCCTAGTTGACGGTGACCATGATATTGATTGCAAGATTGATGGCTTTGGACCAATGAAACTGAAATCAGAATTTGTGAAGAAGATATAG